Proteins encoded in a region of the Dorea longicatena genome:
- a CDS encoding deoxyribonuclease IV, giving the protein MYTIGTHMSIAGGIAKTAENVVKMNANTMQIFSRNPRGSSYKTYAQEEVEKFQQIRKSHAFGPVLAHAPYTMNLASATEKTYEFACTVIREDIRRMDELKIENLVFHPGSHTGIGEEAGITNIIRGLDQAITGTENIKVLLETMSGKGTEIGYRFEQLKQIRDGVQHPERIGICLDTCHVFAAGYDIVHDLDGVLDEFDRILGLELLRTIHLNDSLMPFGSRKDRHAVIGEGEIGLEALLNVLRHPKLKDLPFYLETPLDDAGHKEEIARLKEYLGEE; this is encoded by the coding sequence ATGTATACAATCGGGACACATATGTCCATTGCGGGAGGAATTGCGAAGACTGCGGAAAATGTAGTAAAGATGAATGCCAATACGATGCAGATATTCAGCAGAAACCCGCGTGGATCCAGTTATAAAACTTATGCACAAGAAGAAGTAGAGAAATTCCAGCAGATCCGTAAAAGCCATGCATTCGGTCCGGTTCTTGCACATGCGCCGTATACGATGAATCTGGCGAGTGCGACGGAAAAGACATATGAATTTGCCTGTACGGTGATCCGGGAAGATATCAGACGTATGGACGAACTGAAGATTGAAAACCTGGTATTCCATCCGGGCAGTCATACCGGGATCGGAGAAGAAGCCGGGATTACCAATATTATCCGTGGACTTGATCAGGCGATTACAGGAACGGAGAATATTAAGGTTCTGTTGGAAACAATGAGTGGAAAAGGGACAGAGATCGGATACCGTTTTGAACAGTTAAAGCAGATCCGAGACGGCGTACAGCACCCGGAGCGGATTGGAATCTGCCTGGATACTTGTCACGTGTTCGCGGCGGGATATGATATTGTCCATGATCTGGACGGGGTACTGGATGAATTTGACCGGATATTGGGACTTGAATTATTAAGAACGATTCATCTGAATGATAGTCTGATGCCTTTCGGTTCCAGGAAAGACCGGCATGCAGTGATCGGAGAAGGTGAGATTGGGCTGGAGGCACTTCTGAATGTGCTGCGCCATCCGAAGCTTAAAGATCTGCCATTCTATCTGGAGACGCCGCTTGATGATGCCGGGCACAAAGAAGAGATTGCCAGATTGAAAGAATATCTGGGTGAGGAATAA
- the tsaA gene encoding tRNA (N6-threonylcarbamoyladenosine(37)-N6)-methyltransferase TrmO gives MKKLEYIARIHTDFPTKFGIPRQSGLVSTKGTIVFEPEYRKEEALKGLEEYSHLWLIWEFSEVVRENWSPTVRPPRLGGNKRCGVFATRSPFRPNPIGLSCVRLLGIEKRPEKGMVVEVEGADLMDGTPILDIKPYLPYVDCMPDARGGFADRVKGYALEVEIPEKLLLKLPNEQQGCVREILAEDPRPSYQNDPDRVYGMEYAGYEIKFRVKDYRLTVCEIERAAADRTIK, from the coding sequence TTGAAAAAGTTAGAATATATAGCAAGAATCCATACCGACTTTCCAACGAAATTTGGAATTCCAAGGCAGTCGGGACTTGTAAGTACAAAAGGAACAATTGTATTCGAGCCAGAATACCGCAAAGAAGAGGCACTAAAAGGACTGGAAGAATATTCGCATCTGTGGCTGATCTGGGAATTTTCAGAGGTGGTCAGGGAGAACTGGAGTCCGACGGTACGTCCGCCGAGACTTGGCGGGAATAAGCGGTGCGGTGTATTCGCAACCAGGTCGCCGTTCCGGCCGAATCCGATCGGATTGTCCTGTGTCAGGCTGCTTGGGATCGAGAAACGTCCGGAAAAAGGTATGGTTGTTGAAGTCGAAGGAGCAGATTTGATGGATGGAACGCCGATACTGGATATCAAGCCATATCTGCCGTATGTGGACTGTATGCCGGATGCCAGAGGCGGATTCGCCGACCGGGTGAAGGGTTATGCACTGGAGGTAGAGATACCGGAGAAACTTCTGTTAAAACTTCCAAATGAACAGCAGGGATGCGTGCGGGAGATCCTCGCAGAAGATCCGAGACCGTCTTATCAGAATGATCCGGACAGAGTATATGGAATGGAGTATGCCGGGTATGAGATTAAGTTCCGGGTAAAAGACTACAGGCTGACGGTCTGTGAAATTGAGCGGGCCGCCGCGGACAGAACAATAAAATGA
- a CDS encoding tRNA dihydrouridine synthase, whose protein sequence is MKYYLAPLEGITTYIYRRAYHTHYRPMEKYFTPFLVPHTKKDFNTREKNDILPAHNPGMNLVPQILTNDAKGFLDTVEKLKGYGYDEVNLNLGCPSKTVVSKGRGSGFLIHTEELNWFLDEIYAKADVKISIKTRIGKFDADEWGELLRIYNQYPLEELIVHPRVQQQFYKGHPDLDAFADAVKECKHTLCYNGDIFTTEDMEKLKKRFPEASCIMLGRGILRNPELIEIMESGEKKIDAKKLRAFHDQIYQDYQEVSCGDKNVLFKMKELWCYLGTLFPDKEKQLKKIRKAEKLDRYEAVVEELLSHNYIDLK, encoded by the coding sequence GTGAAGTATTATCTTGCGCCATTAGAAGGAATTACAACTTATATATACAGGAGAGCATATCATACACATTACCGTCCGATGGAGAAATATTTCACTCCTTTTCTGGTTCCGCATACCAAAAAGGATTTTAATACGAGAGAGAAGAATGATATTCTGCCGGCACACAATCCGGGGATGAACCTGGTTCCGCAGATCCTGACAAATGACGCAAAGGGATTTCTGGATACGGTAGAAAAGTTAAAAGGGTATGGATATGATGAGGTGAACCTGAATCTTGGCTGTCCGTCCAAGACGGTAGTATCGAAAGGACGCGGCTCGGGATTTCTGATCCACACAGAAGAACTGAACTGGTTTCTGGATGAGATTTATGCAAAAGCAGATGTGAAGATATCCATAAAGACAAGAATCGGAAAATTTGATGCAGATGAGTGGGGAGAACTTTTGAGGATTTATAACCAGTATCCGTTGGAAGAGCTGATCGTACATCCGAGAGTACAGCAGCAGTTTTATAAAGGACATCCGGATCTGGATGCATTTGCGGATGCAGTGAAGGAATGTAAGCACACGTTGTGTTATAACGGTGATATTTTTACAACAGAGGATATGGAAAAATTAAAGAAGCGGTTTCCAGAGGCCTCCTGTATCATGCTGGGGCGCGGAATTTTGAGAAATCCGGAACTGATTGAAATCATGGAATCCGGAGAAAAAAAGATCGATGCGAAGAAATTAAGAGCGTTCCATGATCAGATCTATCAGGATTACCAGGAGGTAAGCTGTGGGGATAAGAATGTGCTGTTCAAGATGAAAGAACTCTGGTGTTATCTTGGGACATTGTTCCCGGATAAGGAAAAACAGCTGAAAAAGATCCGGAAAGCAGAGAAACTGGATCGCTATGAAGCAGTTGTAGAAGAACTTTTAAGTCACAATTATATTGACTTAAAGTAA
- a CDS encoding XRE family transcriptional regulator has translation MDRLNELIAENLKDIRKGKGLSLEQVSSLTTISKSMLSQLERGEVNPTISTVYKLALGLKVPVTAFTADKPQPFFGTGKKEVDPLAGDDGRYRLYPIFSFREGQDFEIFDLEFDEGGMMQANRQMNGTREFITVYSGELTLIFKDHEYVLKAGDAASYNAFDDYVYKNTGKGMVTANIVVHYSN, from the coding sequence TTGGATCGTTTGAATGAATTGATCGCAGAGAATCTGAAAGATATCCGAAAAGGAAAAGGACTGAGTCTGGAACAGGTGTCATCCCTTACCACAATCAGCAAAAGTATGTTAAGTCAGCTGGAAAGAGGAGAAGTGAATCCTACGATATCGACGGTGTATAAGCTGGCACTGGGATTGAAAGTACCGGTAACGGCATTTACCGCAGATAAACCGCAGCCGTTTTTCGGAACTGGCAAGAAAGAAGTAGATCCTTTGGCGGGTGATGATGGAAGATATCGTCTTTATCCGATTTTCAGCTTCCGGGAAGGACAGGATTTTGAGATATTTGACCTGGAATTTGACGAGGGAGGCATGATGCAGGCGAACCGCCAGATGAATGGTACGAGAGAATTCATTACCGTGTATTCCGGAGAATTGACACTGATCTTTAAAGATCATGAATATGTGCTGAAAGCCGGAGATGCGGCTTCGTATAATGCTTTTGATGATTATGTGTATAAAAATACTGGAAAGGGAATGGTGACTGCCAATATTGTAGTACACTATTCGAATTAG
- a CDS encoding prolyl-tRNA synthetase associated domain-containing protein — protein MEDQKQRVYDALNKMGIKYEVVEHEPVHTMEDMDRLGLPEKGTLCKNLFLRDSKGKRHFLITADEKTKVDLKALGRQLGAGTLSFASEERLEKYLGVKQGSVTPFALMNDTEHAVEFFIDKNLSRCKSMGIHPLENTATVFISFKDLDKFLWNLDVDVVKIKL, from the coding sequence ATGGAAGACCAGAAACAGCGAGTATATGATGCGTTAAACAAGATGGGAATTAAGTACGAGGTGGTAGAACACGAGCCCGTGCATACAATGGAGGATATGGACCGGCTGGGACTCCCGGAAAAAGGAACATTGTGTAAGAACTTATTCTTAAGAGATTCAAAGGGAAAGAGACATTTCCTGATCACAGCTGATGAGAAGACAAAGGTAGATCTGAAGGCACTGGGAAGACAGCTTGGGGCAGGAACATTAAGCTTTGCTTCCGAAGAACGTCTGGAAAAATATCTTGGTGTAAAACAGGGAAGCGTTACACCTTTTGCCCTGATGAACGATACGGAACATGCGGTGGAATTCTTTATCGATAAAAACTTAAGCAGATGTAAAAGTATGGGAATTCATCCACTGGAAAATACAGCAACAGTATTCATATCCTTTAAGGATCTGGATAAATTCTTATGGAATCTGGATGTTGATGTAGTTAAGATTAAATTGTAA
- a CDS encoding CPBP family intramembrane glutamic endopeptidase, protein MEEWQNGHDQPGYHYHQEQDKKRKPIETPGKRFWKMWGPLLIKWGIGIGVGMVVMAAMMVAYMKTHYQTQAALEALMSDQNKLMGFYEKMLNKYIDYTTWVEGLSALVTIPVMAILYHGDRKKEKKAGIIPDKKAPLWKYPAALIMALAMSLGLNNLIIIGNLSAVDASYKTTMNAMYSAPLAIQILCLAVLVPICEEYVFRGLFFRRMEKESSFVYAMVYSSVVFGVLHVNLVQMLYGFLLGLMLAYVYEKYGSLKAPAAAHMAMNLLSVLATRYGLYNWMLKDNMRIGVITVVCAMIASTMFVLIQRIEEKPELKTENENLTM, encoded by the coding sequence ATGGAAGAATGGCAGAACGGACACGACCAGCCAGGATACCATTATCACCAGGAGCAGGATAAAAAGCGAAAGCCAATTGAGACACCGGGAAAGCGTTTCTGGAAGATGTGGGGTCCACTCCTGATCAAATGGGGAATTGGAATCGGTGTAGGCATGGTAGTCATGGCGGCCATGATGGTGGCATATATGAAGACGCATTATCAGACGCAGGCGGCATTAGAAGCATTGATGTCTGATCAGAATAAGCTGATGGGCTTTTATGAGAAGATGTTGAATAAATATATTGATTATACAACATGGGTGGAAGGTCTGTCAGCGCTTGTTACGATTCCTGTGATGGCAATTTTGTATCACGGTGACAGAAAGAAAGAGAAAAAAGCAGGTATCATACCGGATAAAAAAGCACCTTTGTGGAAATATCCGGCGGCGCTTATTATGGCACTTGCCATGAGCCTGGGACTGAATAACCTGATCATCATCGGGAATCTGTCTGCGGTAGATGCAAGCTACAAGACAACGATGAATGCCATGTATTCGGCGCCGCTTGCTATACAGATCTTATGTCTGGCAGTACTGGTTCCGATTTGTGAAGAATACGTATTCAGAGGACTGTTCTTCAGAAGAATGGAAAAGGAAAGTTCGTTTGTATATGCGATGGTTTATTCATCAGTTGTATTTGGTGTATTACATGTGAATCTGGTACAGATGCTTTATGGATTTTTACTGGGACTGATGTTGGCATATGTATATGAAAAATACGGTTCGCTGAAGGCACCGGCAGCAGCACATATGGCGATGAACCTGTTGTCTGTACTGGCTACCAGATACGGACTCTATAATTGGATGTTGAAAGATAACATGCGGATCGGTGTGATTACGGTTGTATGTGCAATGATCGCATCAACAATGTTTGTTCTGATCCAGCGGATTGAAGAAAAACCGGAGTTAAAGACTGAAAATGAAAATCTGACAATGTAA
- the gltB gene encoding glutamate synthase large subunit, with amino-acid sequence MKEGNVVQHHGLYRSEFEHDNCGIGAIVNIKGQKSHDTVANALKIVENLEHRAGKDAEGKTGDGVGILLQVSHRFFSKVCKPLGIFLGSERDYGVGMFFFPQDELKKNQAKKIFEVIVKNEGMNFLGWREVPVKADVLGSRAVECMPCIMQGFIERPKKVEQGIDFDRKLYIVRRVFEQSADDTYVASLSSRTIAYKGMFLVDQLRLFFPDLQDPDYDSAIALVHSRFSTNTNPSWERAHPNRFIVHNGEINTIRGNTDKMRAREENMESECMKGKLHEVLPAVNTSGSDSAMLDNAIEFMVMSGMDLPLAVMIAIPEPWANNRNLSQKKKDFYQYYATMMEPWDGPASILFSDGDCMGAVLDRNGLRPSRYYITDDDTLILSSEVGVLDIPPEKIVVKERLHPGKMLLVDIKKGKVIDDEELKETYASRQPYGEWLDNNLIELKDLKIPNQKVPSYTAEECRRLQKAFGYSYEEVKTSILNMAKNGAEGTAAMGIDAPLAVLSDMHQNLFGYFKQRFAQVTNPPIDAIREKVVTSTTVYIGEDGNLLEEKAENCKMLKVNNPILTETDLLKIKNMKEDGFKVAEIPTIYYKNSSLEKAIDYLFIEVDRAIREGANILILSDRGVDEYHVAMPSLLVLSGLQQHLVRTKKRTSVGIVLETGEPREVHHFATLIGYGACAINPYLAHESIKQLIDTDMLQKDYYAAVDDYNNAVLGGIIKIASKMGISTIQSYQGAKIFEAIGLKQEFIDKYFTDTVSRIGGIGIEEIAADYIARHSQAFDPLGLEVDMTLNSVGQHKLKSGGERHLYNPQTIHMLQESTRRGDYDMFKQYTDMVNAEGEHINIRGQLEFNYPKKGIPIEEVESVDEIVKRFKTGAMSYGSISKEAHETLAIAMNQLHGKSNSGEGGEEIERLDTNRCSAIKQVASGRFGVTSRYLVSAQEIQIKMAQGAKPGEGGHLPGGKVYPWIAKTRHSTPGVSLISPPPHHDIYSIEDLAQLIYDCKNANKDARITVKLVSEAGVGTVAAGVAKAGAGLILISGYDGGTGAAPRSSIHNAGLPWELGLAETHQTLIQNGLRERVRIETDGKLMSGRDVAIAAILGAEEFGFATAPLVTMGCVMMRVCNLDTCPVGVATQNPELRKRFRGKPEYVVNFMRFIAQELREYMAKFGVRTLDELVGRTDLLKVKDVPTSERASTLNLEQILDNPYEGTKTPMTFNPKKVFDFELEKTLDEKVLVKELLPAVEKKQKRSIEIDVTNTNRTFGTIFGSEITRRYPEGLDEDSYVVHCKGAGGQSFGAFIPKGLTLELTGDSNDYFGKGLSGGKLVVYPPKGIRYKAEENIIIGNVALYGATSGKVFINGVAGERFAVRNSGATAVVEGVGDHGCEYMTGGRVAVLGGTGKNFAAGMSGGVAYVLDMENDLYTRVNKEMVHIEHVTTKMDVGELKSMIEEHVANTNSELGKKILDNFTEYLPKFKKIIPIDYERMLTTILQMEEQGMSSEQAKTEAFYAIKEGR; translated from the coding sequence ATGAAAGAAGGAAATGTAGTCCAGCATCATGGACTGTATCGTTCCGAATTCGAACATGATAATTGTGGAATCGGTGCGATCGTTAATATCAAAGGACAGAAAAGTCACGATACAGTGGCAAACGCATTGAAAATCGTTGAAAATCTTGAACATAGAGCTGGCAAGGATGCCGAAGGTAAGACAGGTGATGGAGTTGGAATCTTATTACAAGTTTCTCACAGATTCTTCTCTAAAGTCTGTAAACCTCTCGGCATCTTTTTAGGTTCTGAAAGAGATTACGGAGTGGGAATGTTCTTCTTCCCGCAGGACGAATTAAAAAAGAATCAGGCAAAGAAGATTTTTGAAGTCATCGTCAAAAACGAAGGAATGAATTTCCTTGGATGGAGAGAAGTTCCGGTAAAGGCAGATGTACTTGGAAGCAGAGCAGTTGAATGTATGCCGTGCATTATGCAGGGATTTATTGAAAGGCCAAAGAAAGTAGAACAGGGTATTGATTTTGACCGTAAGCTTTACATTGTAAGACGTGTATTTGAGCAGAGTGCAGATGATACATATGTGGCATCCCTTTCCAGCCGTACTATCGCTTATAAAGGAATGTTCCTGGTAGATCAGCTTCGTCTGTTCTTCCCGGATCTGCAGGATCCTGATTATGACTCTGCGATCGCACTGGTTCATTCCAGATTCAGTACGAACACGAATCCAAGCTGGGAGAGAGCACATCCGAACCGTTTCATTGTACATAACGGTGAGATCAATACCATCCGTGGCAACACGGACAAGATGCGTGCCAGAGAAGAGAATATGGAATCTGAGTGTATGAAAGGAAAACTTCACGAAGTACTTCCGGCAGTTAATACCAGCGGTTCCGATTCAGCAATGCTTGACAATGCAATTGAGTTCATGGTTATGAGTGGCATGGATCTTCCGCTTGCAGTAATGATCGCAATTCCGGAACCATGGGCGAACAACAGAAACCTTTCCCAGAAAAAGAAAGATTTCTATCAGTATTATGCAACCATGATGGAACCATGGGACGGACCTGCGTCCATTCTGTTCAGTGACGGTGACTGCATGGGAGCCGTACTTGACAGAAACGGGTTGCGCCCATCCAGATATTATATTACGGATGACGATACACTGATCCTTTCCTCAGAGGTTGGTGTTTTAGATATTCCACCGGAGAAAATTGTAGTAAAAGAAAGATTGCATCCTGGCAAGATGCTTCTGGTTGATATCAAAAAAGGAAAAGTCATTGATGACGAAGAACTGAAAGAGACTTACGCAAGCAGACAGCCATATGGTGAATGGCTGGACAACAATCTGATCGAGTTAAAAGATCTGAAGATCCCGAATCAGAAAGTTCCTTCTTATACGGCAGAAGAATGCAGAAGACTTCAGAAAGCATTTGGATATTCTTATGAAGAAGTAAAGACATCCATCCTGAATATGGCGAAGAATGGTGCGGAAGGAACGGCTGCTATGGGTATCGATGCACCGCTTGCGGTATTATCAGATATGCATCAGAATCTGTTCGGATATTTCAAACAGCGTTTTGCACAGGTAACCAACCCTCCGATCGATGCCATCCGTGAGAAGGTCGTTACATCCACAACGGTTTATATTGGCGAAGATGGTAACCTTTTGGAAGAAAAAGCAGAGAACTGTAAGATGTTGAAGGTCAACAACCCGATCCTTACAGAGACAGACCTTCTGAAGATTAAAAATATGAAAGAAGACGGATTCAAGGTTGCAGAGATCCCGACAATCTATTATAAGAATTCAAGCCTTGAAAAAGCAATTGATTATCTGTTCATCGAAGTTGACAGAGCTATCCGCGAAGGGGCTAACATCCTGATCCTTTCAGATAGAGGAGTGGATGAATATCATGTGGCAATGCCGTCACTTCTGGTACTTTCCGGATTGCAGCAGCATCTGGTACGTACGAAGAAACGTACGTCTGTGGGAATTGTTCTGGAGACGGGAGAACCAAGAGAAGTACATCATTTTGCGACACTGATCGGTTATGGTGCATGTGCGATCAACCCGTATCTTGCACATGAATCCATCAAACAGCTTATTGATACCGATATGCTTCAGAAAGACTATTATGCGGCAGTTGATGATTATAACAATGCAGTGCTGGGAGGAATTATAAAGATTGCATCCAAGATGGGTATTTCTACAATCCAGTCTTATCAGGGAGCTAAGATTTTTGAGGCAATCGGACTGAAACAGGAATTCATTGACAAGTATTTTACGGACACGGTCAGTCGTATCGGCGGCATCGGAATCGAAGAAATTGCGGCGGATTATATCGCACGCCATTCTCAGGCATTTGACCCGCTTGGACTGGAAGTTGATATGACACTGAACAGCGTCGGACAGCATAAGTTAAAGAGTGGTGGAGAGAGACATCTCTATAATCCACAGACGATCCATATGCTTCAGGAATCTACAAGACGTGGTGATTATGATATGTTCAAACAGTATACGGATATGGTTAATGCAGAGGGAGAACATATTAATATACGTGGACAGCTGGAATTTAATTATCCGAAGAAAGGCATTCCGATTGAAGAAGTAGAAAGTGTAGATGAGATCGTAAAACGCTTCAAGACAGGGGCCATGTCTTACGGTTCTATTTCCAAAGAAGCACATGAGACACTGGCAATCGCGATGAACCAGTTACATGGTAAATCCAACAGTGGTGAAGGGGGAGAAGAAATTGAACGACTGGATACCAACCGCTGTTCCGCAATCAAGCAGGTCGCTTCCGGACGATTCGGTGTAACTTCCAGATATCTGGTAAGTGCACAGGAAATCCAGATCAAGATGGCACAGGGAGCGAAACCAGGAGAAGGCGGACATCTGCCGGGAGGAAAGGTATATCCATGGATTGCCAAGACCCGTCATTCTACACCGGGAGTCAGTCTGATTTCGCCACCGCCACATCATGATATCTATTCCATCGAGGACCTTGCACAGCTCATTTATGACTGCAAGAATGCGAATAAAGATGCAAGGATTACGGTGAAACTGGTATCAGAAGCCGGCGTTGGTACTGTAGCAGCCGGTGTTGCCAAAGCAGGAGCCGGACTGATACTGATCTCCGGATATGACGGAGGAACCGGTGCGGCACCAAGAAGTTCGATTCACAATGCCGGACTTCCATGGGAGCTTGGACTTGCCGAGACACATCAGACGCTGATCCAGAATGGTTTGAGAGAAAGAGTCCGCATCGAGACAGACGGTAAGCTGATGAGCGGCCGTGACGTGGCGATCGCAGCCATCCTTGGAGCAGAAGAATTCGGATTTGCTACCGCACCGCTGGTAACAATGGGATGTGTAATGATGCGTGTATGTAATCTGGATACCTGCCCGGTCGGAGTTGCAACACAGAATCCGGAACTTAGAAAGCGTTTCCGCGGAAAACCGGAATATGTTGTGAACTTCATGCGCTTTATCGCACAGGAACTTCGTGAATATATGGCAAAATTCGGTGTCCGTACACTGGATGAACTGGTAGGAAGAACAGATCTTCTGAAGGTGAAGGATGTGCCAACATCAGAACGTGCATCCACACTGAATCTGGAGCAGATTCTGGATAATCCTTATGAAGGCACAAAGACACCGATGACCTTCAATCCGAAGAAAGTCTTTGACTTTGAACTTGAAAAGACACTGGATGAAAAAGTTCTGGTAAAAGAACTTCTTCCTGCTGTAGAAAAGAAACAGAAGAGAAGCATTGAAATAGATGTAACAAATACAAACCGTACATTCGGAACGATCTTTGGTTCAGAGATTACAAGAAGATATCCGGAAGGTCTGGATGAAGACAGTTATGTAGTACATTGTAAAGGTGCCGGCGGACAGTCATTTGGTGCATTCATTCCAAAGGGACTGACACTGGAACTTACAGGTGACAGTAATGACTACTTCGGTAAAGGATTGTCAGGTGGTAAACTTGTCGTATATCCGCCGAAAGGAATCCGTTATAAAGCCGAAGAGAATATCATCATCGGTAACGTTGCACTCTACGGTGCGACAAGTGGTAAGGTATTCATCAACGGTGTGGCAGGAGAACGATTTGCAGTGCGTAACTCCGGCGCAACAGCTGTTGTGGAAGGTGTCGGAGATCACGGATGTGAATATATGACAGGCGGGCGTGTAGCTGTTCTTGGTGGAACAGGTAAAAACTTCGCAGCCGGCATGAGCGGCGGTGTCGCTTATGTACTGGATATGGAAAATGATCTCTATACAAGAGTCAATAAAGAGATGGTCCATATCGAACATGTGACAACCAAGATGGATGTCGGAGAATTAAAGAGCATGATCGAAGAACATGTTGCCAATACCAATTCCGAACTTGGTAAGAAGATCCTGGATAACTTTACAGAATACCTTCCAAAATTCAAGAAGATCATTCCAATCGATTATGAGCGGATGCTGACAACGATTCTTCAGATGGAAGAACAGGGCATGAGCAGTGAACAGGCAAAGACAGAAGCATTTTATGCGATCAAAGAAGGAAGATAG
- a CDS encoding glutamate synthase subunit beta, with protein MGKATGFMDYDRQDKPAEDPKERIKHFKEFHTPLSKEEQELQGARCMACGVPFCQSGQMLMGMASGCPLHNLVPEWNDLIFHENWEEAYYRLKKTNNFPEFTSRVCPALCEAACTCGLNGEAVSSKANEYSIIENAYKKGYATAKPVKVRTGKKVAIVGSGPSGLAAADMLNRRGHSVTVFEREDKIGGLLRYGIPNMKLEKQFIDRKIAIMEEEGIRFVIGCNIGKDKKAATLLKEFDRVVLCCGASNPRDIKVPGREAEGIYFAVDFLKSTTKALWKNAKQNADGTYDLNLKDGTYISAKGKNVMVIGGGDTGNDCVGTSMRHGAKSVLQLEMMPKAPDERTEMNPWPEWPRVCKTDYGQQEAAAVFGHDPRVYQTTVKEFKKDKNGKVCKAVLVKLEPKKNEKTGRMMMTEVAGSEYTVDVDLVLIAAGFLGSQDYVTKAFGVEVNERTNVKTAPGKYDTNVKNVFTAGDMHRGQSLVVWAIREGREAAREVDISLMGYTNMYVQ; from the coding sequence GTGGGAAAAGCAACAGGATTTATGGATTATGACAGACAGGATAAGCCGGCTGAAGATCCAAAAGAACGAATTAAGCATTTTAAAGAGTTTCATACACCTCTGTCAAAAGAAGAACAGGAACTGCAGGGAGCCAGATGTATGGCGTGCGGCGTACCGTTCTGCCAGTCCGGTCAGATGCTGATGGGAATGGCAAGTGGCTGCCCGCTTCATAACCTTGTACCGGAGTGGAATGATCTGATCTTTCACGAGAACTGGGAAGAGGCATATTACAGACTGAAAAAGACGAATAACTTTCCGGAATTTACATCCAGAGTCTGCCCGGCACTTTGTGAGGCGGCATGTACATGTGGACTGAACGGAGAGGCAGTTTCAAGTAAGGCGAATGAATACAGCATTATTGAAAATGCATATAAAAAAGGTTACGCAACGGCAAAACCGGTGAAAGTAAGAACCGGAAAGAAGGTAGCGATTGTAGGATCGGGGCCATCCGGACTTGCGGCGGCCGATATGCTGAACAGAAGAGGTCACAGTGTGACGGTCTTTGAAAGAGAGGATAAGATCGGTGGACTTCTCCGTTACGGCATCCCGAATATGAAACTGGAAAAGCAGTTCATTGACCGGAAGATTGCGATTATGGAAGAAGAAGGAATCCGGTTCGTGATCGGATGTAATATCGGAAAAGATAAGAAAGCGGCTACATTATTAAAAGAATTTGATCGTGTGGTTCTTTGCTGCGGTGCATCCAACCCAAGAGATATAAAAGTTCCGGGAAGAGAAGCCGAAGGAATCTATTTTGCAGTGGATTTCCTGAAATCAACCACAAAAGCACTCTGGAAAAATGCAAAACAGAATGCAGACGGAACCTATGATCTAAACCTGAAAGACGGTACATACATTTCCGCAAAAGGGAAAAATGTTATGGTCATCGGTGGCGGAGACACCGGAAATGACTGCGTGGGAACATCCATGAGACACGGAGCCAAGAGTGTGCTGCAGCTTGAGATGATGCCGAAAGCTCCGGATGAACGTACCGAGATGAACCCTTGGCCGGAATGGCCGAGAGTCTGCAAGACGGACTACGGACAGCAGGAAGCTGCCGCTGTCTTCGGACATGACCCGAGAGTCTACCAGACAACAGTAAAAGAATTCAAAAAAGACAAAAATGGAAAAGTCTGCAAGGCAGTTCTGGTAAAATTAGAGCCTAAGAAAAATGAAAAGACAGGACGTATGATGATGACGGAAGTAGCCGGAAGTGAATATACAGTAGATGTAGATCTTGTATTAATCGCAGCCGGATTCCTTGGAAGTCAGGACTATGTCACGAAAGCATTTGGTGTGGAAGTAAATGAACGTACGAATGTGAAAACCGCGCCGGGAAAATATGACACGAATGTGAAAAATGTATTTACGGCAGGAGATATGCACAGAGGACAATCGCTGGTTGTATGGGCAATCCGTGAGGGCCGTGAAGCGGCAAGAGAAGTGGATATCAGTCTGATGGGATATACGAATATGTATGTGCAGTAA